A genomic region of Prionailurus bengalensis isolate Pbe53 chromosome D1, Fcat_Pben_1.1_paternal_pri, whole genome shotgun sequence contains the following coding sequences:
- the LOC122483453 gene encoding olfactory receptor 52E2-like, which translates to MIDFNSTAFTNPSTFFLMGIPGLEYLHIWIAIPFCSMYIVALMGNILILFIIKTETVLHEPMFYFLSMLAITDLILSTSTLPKMLGMFWFNYHEIGFHACLTQMFFIHAFSGVESGLLVAMALDRYVAICNPLRHTSILTNTVVARVGIVALLRGLVLMTPHPFLVRRWPYCQSNVVPHTYCEHMAVVKLACADISINSLYSLAVIVLIVGTDVTCISLSYVQILRTVFNLPSNDARLKTLSTCGSHVCVILTFYIPALFSFLTHRFSKHIPRHTHILLANMYLLVPPMLNPIIYGVRTRQIRECVQQLFMTKIS; encoded by the coding sequence ATGATTGACTTTAACTCCACTGCATTCACCAATCCTAGTACCTTCTTCCTGATGGGCATACCTGGCCtagaatatttgcatatttggATAGCCATTCCTTTCTGCTCAATGTATATTGTGGCGCTCATGGGAAACATACTTATCCTTTTTATCATCAAAACTGAGACTGTTCTCCATGAACccatgttctattttctttccatgtTGGCCATCACAGACCTCATCTTGTCAACCTCCACTCTTCCCAAGATGTTGGGTATGTTCTGGTTCAATTATCATGAAATCGGCTTCCATGCCTGTCTCACTCAGATGTTTTTCATCCATGCTTTCTCTGGGGTGGAGTCAGGGCTTCTTGTGGCCATGGCACTTGACCGGTATGTGGCAATCTGTAATCCGCTGAGACACACATCCATTCTTACAAATACTGTGGTGGCTCGAGTTGGCATAGTGGCACTTCTACGTGGGTTAGTACTAATGACACCACATCCATTTCTAGTAAGGAGATGGCCATATTGCCAGTCCAATGTAGTCCCCCACACATACTGTGAGCACATGGCTGTGGTGAAATTGGCTTGTGCTGACATTTCCATCAATAGTCTTTATAGTTTGGCAGTCATTGTCTTAATTGTTGGGACTGATGTGACATGCATCTCTCTGTCCTATGTACAGATACTTCGTACTGTATTTAATCTCCCTTCTAATGATGCCAGGTTGAAGACCCTCAGCACTTGTGGGTCCCATGTGTGTGTCATCCTCACCTTCTACATCCctgctcttttttccttcctcacccACCGTTTTAGTAAGCATATACCACGCCACACCCACATCCTGCTGGCCAACATGTACTTGTTGGTACCACCTATGCTGAACCCTATCATCTATGGAGTAAGGACCAGACAGATCCGAGAATGTGTTCAACAATTATTCATGACTAAAATCAGCTGA